A portion of the Thalassotalea sp. LPB0316 genome contains these proteins:
- a CDS encoding 2OG-Fe(II) oxygenase family protein produces the protein MNLNLQNQVASLANLLNQKNYQQVISSADALLKQHPKADVLFHLKALALKNSGSLEAAVLSFQQCLELNPKQPEVLNNLGNTYKLLQQYDLAIANYEQALKVNPNFVEAKRNLVLAYQEDNQLIKALAIAEEILASNPQDVSALTSKANLLKALDRYQEAINVYQQVLTLNPRYVNALHNLGLTYKLLEDHQSALACFKQASQLAPQVAEIDFSLANTYFEINQYPLAEQSYWAAINKKPLYVDVHSTLNEFYWQLGKHQEFGKSYQLVLDKMPNSPELVTAYVQQLFAAGADQQAKAVLAKASDQGKHYQLTALAAKVAIVDGNAGLAADHYKHSLALKFDVDNALDFAEFLIKQGEYYQALEMIEKVELIQPYHQLNLGFKSLCWRLLGDERYHWLCDYQRFIKPYQLPVPQGYDNLPQYLAVLENTLLSMHDKVHEPLKQTLKNGTQTPGRLLHKPVQVIQELKHSLTQVVHQYVSELPDDPNHPLLKRKSNNIQFSGSWSVKLRPNGFHVNHVHPDGWLSSAFYIKVPDFSQFPQKSEHAGAIKFGESGIALGEREVVERIISPKAGQLVLFPSYVWHGTYGFNGDDSIFRMTSPFDVIPV, from the coding sequence TAAATTTGCAAAATCAAGTAGCGTCGCTCGCTAATCTACTTAACCAAAAAAATTACCAGCAGGTTATCTCCTCAGCTGATGCTTTATTAAAACAGCACCCTAAAGCGGATGTGTTATTCCATCTTAAAGCGCTAGCGTTAAAAAACAGCGGGAGCCTGGAAGCTGCGGTCTTGAGCTTTCAACAATGCCTTGAATTAAACCCTAAGCAACCGGAGGTATTAAATAACCTAGGTAATACTTATAAATTATTACAGCAATACGATTTAGCTATTGCTAACTATGAGCAAGCGCTTAAGGTTAACCCTAACTTTGTCGAAGCAAAGCGCAACTTGGTTTTGGCCTACCAAGAAGATAATCAATTAATCAAAGCGCTGGCGATTGCTGAAGAAATATTGGCGAGTAACCCGCAAGATGTTTCAGCGCTAACATCAAAAGCAAATTTACTTAAAGCATTAGATCGATATCAAGAAGCGATTAATGTTTATCAGCAAGTACTGACGCTCAACCCTCGCTATGTTAATGCACTACATAATCTAGGCTTAACCTATAAGTTGCTTGAAGATCATCAATCGGCACTTGCCTGTTTTAAACAAGCGAGCCAACTCGCACCACAAGTTGCGGAAATTGACTTTAGTTTGGCAAATACTTACTTCGAGATTAATCAATATCCATTAGCAGAACAAAGCTATTGGGCAGCTATTAATAAAAAACCATTATATGTCGACGTGCACTCAACCTTAAATGAGTTCTATTGGCAATTAGGTAAGCATCAAGAATTCGGTAAAAGTTACCAACTGGTACTCGACAAAATGCCTAACTCACCTGAATTAGTTACTGCATATGTTCAACAGCTGTTTGCCGCCGGTGCTGATCAGCAAGCAAAAGCGGTATTAGCCAAAGCGAGTGACCAAGGCAAGCATTACCAACTAACGGCGCTAGCGGCAAAAGTTGCCATTGTTGATGGCAACGCAGGATTGGCTGCTGATCATTATAAGCATTCGTTAGCACTTAAATTTGATGTCGATAACGCGCTTGATTTTGCAGAATTTCTTATTAAGCAGGGTGAGTATTATCAAGCGCTTGAAATGATTGAGAAGGTCGAGTTAATTCAGCCTTATCATCAACTCAATCTTGGTTTTAAGTCATTGTGTTGGCGTTTACTTGGCGATGAGCGTTACCACTGGTTGTGTGATTATCAACGCTTTATCAAGCCATATCAATTACCGGTACCTCAAGGATATGACAACTTGCCCCAATACTTGGCCGTACTAGAAAACACTTTGTTGTCGATGCACGATAAAGTCCATGAACCTTTAAAGCAAACCTTGAAAAATGGTACTCAAACACCGGGGCGTTTATTACACAAACCGGTGCAGGTTATTCAAGAGCTGAAGCACTCTCTAACTCAGGTAGTTCATCAGTACGTGAGTGAATTGCCTGATGATCCAAACCACCCGTTGTTGAAACGAAAATCAAACAATATCCAATTTAGCGGTTCTTGGTCAGTGAAGCTAAGACCTAATGGCTTTCATGTAAACCACGTTCACCCCGATGGTTGGCTCAGTTCAGCGTTTTATATCAAGGTGCCTGATTTTAGCCAATTCCCGCAAAAGAGTGAGCACGCAGGTGCGATTAAGTTTGGCGAGTCGGGTATCGCACTTGGCGAGCGAGAGGTCGTTGAGCGAATCATTTCCCCTAAAGCAGGACAACTCGTGCTATTTCCATCTTATGTTTGGCACGGTACCTATGGTTTTAATGGTGACGACAGCATCTTTAGAATGACATCACCGTTTGATGTGATTCCGGTATAG